The following are encoded together in the Silurus meridionalis isolate SWU-2019-XX chromosome 2, ASM1480568v1, whole genome shotgun sequence genome:
- the dlk2 gene encoding protein delta homolog 2 has protein sequence MIQRVTLTLLLLGSWGWLISNCEGQDLFPTNCTCKLGHGKCAEDGDCRCDPGWGGPFCEDCVRMPGCVHGSCHQPWQCTCVEGWTGRFCDKDIHVCEKEKPCQNGATCFLNEAGEYNCLCPDGFHGKNCEFKTGPCHKTKSPCKNGGLCEDLGGFAPELTCRCLAGFTGPHCETNMDDCLMRPCANGATCVDGVNRFSCLCPAGFTGRFCTVNLDDCASQPCLNGGRCIDRVTNFHCLCPAGYTGRTCEVPLGEKGIPTQSPHKDFGWGGGRGFPEISKIPPGTPNKPHTYTSGNYSQGITTSGDKGHLLKISVKEVVTQSAAAGLSEEHCIILIVLGGLTLAVVALTAGLVLRGHWQNICVCSHCSAPTSKQHSFQRCRTQQRHLAATQQDCKISFLHTSAPPELEKKRLNTEVI, from the exons ATGATACAGAGGGTTACCCTGACTTTGCTTCTCTTGGGTAGTTGGGGTTGGCTCATCTCAAACTGTGAAGGCCAAG ACTTGTTTCCAACAAACTGCACCTGCAAACTTGGCCATGGGAAGTGCGCTGAAGATGGTGACTGCAG ATGTGATCCGGGTTGGGGAGGACCCTTTTGTGAGGATTGTGTGCGGATGCCCGGATGTGTCCACGGCTCCTGTCATCAGCCATGGCAGTGCACATGTGTGGAAGGCTGGACAGGTCGCTTTTGTGACAAAG ATATTCAcgtgtgtgaaaaagaaaagccaTGCCAAAATGGGGCCACCTGTTTCCTAAATGAGGCCGGAGAGTACAACTGTTTGTGTCCTGACGGCTTCCATGGAAAAAACTGTGAGTTCAAGACTGGACCTTGCCATAAAACCAa GTCCCCCTGTAAGAATGGTGGCTTATGTGAGGATCTAGGTGGCTTTGCACCTGAGCTGACTTGTCGATGCCTAGCCGGCTTTACAGGACCTCACTGCGAGACCAATATGGATGACTGCCTGATGCGTCCCTGTGCAAATGGTGCCACTTGCGTGGACGGTGTAAACCGCTTTTCGTGCTTGTGCCCTGCTGGGTTCACAGGCCGCTTCTGCACTGTCAACTTGGATGACTGTGCCAGTCAGCCATGCCTCAATGGAGGCCGCTGTATAGACCGTGTCACGAACTTTCACTGCCTGTGTCCTGCTGGATACACGGGTCGAACTTGTGAGGTTCCACTTGGTGAAAAGGGGATCCCAACTCAGTCACCACACAAAGACTTTGGCtggggaggagggagagggtTTCCAGAAATCTCCAAAATACCACCAGGTACTCCAAATAAACCCCATACCTACACCTCAGGAAACTACTCCCAAGGGATTACAACTAGTGGGGATAAGGGCCATCTGCTGAAAATTTCTGTAAAGGAGGTAGTGACTCAAAGTGCAGCAGCAGGACTCTCTGAGGAACATTGTATCATCCTGATAGTATTAGGAGGCCTGACTCTGGCTGTGGTGGCACTTACAGCTGGCCTGGTGCTACGAGGACACTGGCAGAATATCTGTGTCTGCAGTCATTGTAGCGCACCGACCTCCAAACAGCATTCATTCCAGCGATGTCGCACACAGCAGCGCCACTTAGCTGCCACTCAGCAGGACTGCAAGATCAGCTTCCTACACACATCTGCTCCACCTGAGCTGGAGAAGAAGAGACTAAACACGGAGGTTATATGA
- the LOC124402598 gene encoding 2'-deoxynucleoside 5'-phosphate N-hydrolase 1-like, translating to MYIYFCGSIRGGRQDVKIYQKIVKKLQDYGKVLTEHVSHDDISEKGEEAVPGGDEAIYDRDMAWLAQSDVVVAEVTQPSFGVGYEIGQAMAMKKRILCLFRPSSGKVLSAMIRGAEGKFGQSVFQVRDYEEEKVEGILESYFGEQNKN from the exons AtgtatatttacttttgtgGCAGCATCAGAGGGGGAAGGCAGGATGTGAAGATTTATCAAAAGATTGTGAAGAAGCTGCAGGACTATGGAAAGGTTTTGACAGAGCACGTGAGCCACGATGATATATCTGAGAAAG GTGAGGAGGCTGTTCCCGGAGGAGACGAGGCCATCTATGATCGTGATATGGCGTGGCTGGCTCAGTCTGATG TTGTAGTTGCTGAAGTAACTCAACCATCTTTTGGTGTGGGTTATGAAATTGGTCAAGCCATGGCAATGAAAAAAAGGATTCTCTGTCTCTTTCGACCCTCATCAGGAAAAG TGCTGTCTGCTATGATACGAGGAGCTGAGGGCAAGTTTGGCCAATCTGTCTTCCAAGTACGAGATTATGAGGAAGAGAAGGTTGAAGGCATCCTGGAGAGTTATTTTGGTGAACAAAACAAGAATTAA
- the LOC124397599 gene encoding 2'-deoxynucleoside 5'-phosphate N-hydrolase 1-like, whose protein sequence is MNIYFCGSIRGARQDMEIYQKIAKKLQNYGQVLSHDDISEKGVEAVPGGDEAVYDREMEWLAQSDVIVAEVTQPSFGVGYEIGQAMALKKRILCLFRPSSGKVLSAMIQRAKGKLGSSIFQVRDYEEEEVEVVLENYFGEFTKN, encoded by the exons ATGAATATTTACTTTTGTGGCAGCATCAGAGGGGCAAGGCAGGATATGGAGATTTATCAAAAGATTGCGAAGAAGCTGCAAAATTATGGGCAGGTTTTGAGCCACGATGATATATCTGAGAAAG GTGTGGAGGCTGTACCAGGAGGAGACGAGGCTGTTTATGACCGTGAAATGGAGTGGCTGGCTCAGTCTGATG TCATAGTTGCTGAAGTAACCCAACCATCTTTTGGTGTGGGTTATGAAATCGGTCAAGCCATGGCTTTAAAAAAGAGGATTCTCTGCCTTTTTCGTCCCTCATCAGGCAAAG TGCTGTCTGCTATGATTCAGCGCGCTAAGGGGAAGTTGGGAAGCTCTATCTTCCAGGTACGGGATTATGAGGAAGAGGAAGTTGAAGTTGTCCTCGAGAATTATTTTGGTGAATTCACCAAGAACTAA